Within Bdellovibrio bacteriovorus HD100, the genomic segment CATAAACTTCCATCGGCTCGCCCGCCAGTTTGCTCAGTTCGATCACGGAACCTTGAGTCAGGTTCAGCAGCTCGCTGACCGGCATTTTGGTGCGGCCCAGCTCCACAGACACTTTCAAAGGGATGTCGAGGATCAGGCTCAGGTTTCTGTCTTTATGTGTTGGCATCTCGCTGGAAGCTTTTCTTCCGCTGGATTCAGCCATACCAGCAGCTTCCGCCACCAGCTGATCCGCCAGATTATCCAATGTATCGTCGCTCATTCATCCCCCTACTTTTCCACCGGTCTGGTCACTTGCACAGCCACGGTTCCATGATGTATTCCGTAATAACCTTTAAACTTTCTGACACCTTCGACCGCCACGTCGAATTCTCCTGAGGCATCCTGATCCAGCGGAATCACATCGCCGACTTTCAGGTTCATAAGATCCTTCAGCTTGATCTCGGTTTCGCCCAGGTTCACTTTGATCTCCATGTCTGTTTCCAGAAGCTGTTCCTGGATGATCGCAGTCCATAGCTTTTTGTCTGTCTGATCGGTCTCAACCTGGAAACCGGTCTGCAGTTTCTGTTTGATTGGCTCGATGGTCGCGTAAGGAATCACGATGGAGATCGTGCCAGTCGCGTTTTCAAGCTCCACGTCGAATGTGGAGGCAATAACCACGTCCGTCGGAGGCACGATACCCACGAACTGCGGGTTCACCTCGGTACGAACAAAAGAACAGCCGATCTTTTCAATGGAGGCCCAGGCCATTTCCATATCGTTGATCGCCAGTCCCACCACCTTTTGGACAATGGAAAGCTCAATCGGGGTGAAATCCTTGCCGTCGATTTTTGTATAAGGGCGGTCAGCCCCGCCAAAGAAGCTGTCCACCAACGCATAAGCCAGCTTGCTTTCGATCACGAACAATGCGGAACCACGCAGGTTTCCGAAACGCAGCACCGACATGCACGTCGGCATTGGCAGTGTATTGATGAATTCCCCGAATTTCAGGAATTCAGTGGAGGTCAGCGTGATGGAGGCGATTTTACGCAGAGCTGATGACAAAGAAACGCGGAAGGCACGCATGAATTTCTCGTAGATGACTTCCAACTGCGGAAGTCGGCCACGAATAATACGGTCCTGGCTGGTCAGATCATAAGATACGATCTTGCGCTCGTCGACCTTGCCGACGTTCTGCGTTTCGGGCTTGGATGCTTCCGGCGAGCCCACGTCCCCGTCAGAGACCGCGGCTAACAGAGCATCCACTTCACTTTGTGAAAGAACCTGATTCATAGTCCTGCCTTAGTTATAGATAAACTCGGTGAAGAACACGTTGGAAATCTTCCCCTGGACCAGGAAAGAATTGATGGTGTCCTTGATTTCACTGCGAAGACTGTCTTTGCCGTCCCTGGAGGAAACATCCTCGTAGGTCTTGCTGGATAGAATAATAATAATGATGTCGCGGATCTGGGC encodes:
- the fliM gene encoding flagellar motor switch protein FliM, which codes for MNQVLSQSEVDALLAAVSDGDVGSPEASKPETQNVGKVDERKIVSYDLTSQDRIIRGRLPQLEVIYEKFMRAFRVSLSSALRKIASITLTSTEFLKFGEFINTLPMPTCMSVLRFGNLRGSALFVIESKLAYALVDSFFGGADRPYTKIDGKDFTPIELSIVQKVVGLAINDMEMAWASIEKIGCSFVRTEVNPQFVGIVPPTDVVIASTFDVELENATGTISIVIPYATIEPIKQKLQTGFQVETDQTDKKLWTAIIQEQLLETDMEIKVNLGETEIKLKDLMNLKVGDVIPLDQDASGEFDVAVEGVRKFKGYYGIHHGTVAVQVTRPVEK